In Papaver somniferum cultivar HN1 chromosome 1, ASM357369v1, whole genome shotgun sequence, a genomic segment contains:
- the LOC113283128 gene encoding serine/threonine-protein kinase fray2-like, which translates to MERKNYPVGSENYHLVEEIGRGSSSTVFRAICKPLHETVAIKILYLDQNDLGSIAYEAQTMMLVDHPNLQKAHCSFISDQYLWIVMPFMAAGCCLRIMKSDFPNGYEEAVIATILRGVLRGLEYMHHHGDIHRDVKAGNILVDSNGEIKLSDFGVSASLFDAGDRKCSRNDFVGTPCWMAPEVIMEQNYGYKADIWSFGITALELAHGHAPFSEFLPSEVLYRTLRAASPGLDHKTDKKFSNSFRKMIAMCLVKDPSGCPSAQRLLKHSFFKNARSGDYIVRKILRGLPTVGDRATEIVLKQEDMVVKKRKISQDEYKQGIAWNLEVEDLKTWWASQQLLDGEASTSRKDPVVVQQRGRFKVTPEIEESTMPETSRQ; encoded by the coding sequence ATGGAAAGGAAGAACTATCCGGTAGGATCCGAAAATTATCATCTGGTTGAAGAAATAGGTCGTGGATCCAGTTCTACTGTTTTCCGTGCAATTTGCAAACCTCTCCATGAAACTGTTGCAATTAAGATCCTGTATCTCGACCAAAATGATTTAGGTAGCATCGCTTATGAAGCACAAACCATGATGTTGGTTGACCATCCAAACCTTCAAAAGGCGCATTGTTCGTTCATTTCCGATCAGTATCTCTGGATAGTTATGCCGTTCATGGCCGCTGGTTGTTGTCTCCGTATAATGAAATCCGATTTTCCAAATGGATACGAGGAGGCGGTGATCGCTACCATATTACGTGGTGTTTTGAGAGGATTAGAGTACATGCACCATCACGGGGACATACACCGAGATGTCAAAGCTGGAAATATTCTagtcgattcaaatggtgaaataaAGCTTTCAGATTTTGGTGTTTCTGCAAGCCTTTTTGATGCAGGTGACAGGAAATGTTCAAGAAATGATTTTGTAGGAACACCATGCTGGATGGCACCGGAGGTTATCATGGAGCAAAATTATGGGTACAAGGCTGACATATGGTCTTTCGGTATAACAGCTTTGGAGCTTGCTCATGGTCATGCCCCTTTCTCAGAGTTTCTTCCATCGGAAGTTTTGTATAGGACTTTACGAGCTGCATCGCCTGGTCTTGACCACAAGACGGATAAAAAGTTCTCGAATTCGTTCAGGAAAATGATTGCAATGTGCCTAGTTAAAGACCCTAGTGGATGTCCTTCTGCGCAGCGTTTATTAAAGCACTCTTTCTTCAAGAATGCTCGGTCCGGTGACTACATTGTACGGAAAATTTTGAGGGGGTTACCTACCGTTGGGGACCGAGCTACCGAGATAGTATTAAAGCAAGAAGACATGGttgtgaagaaaagaaaaatatcacaAGATGAATACAAACAAGGGATTGCTTGGAATTTGGAAGTTGAAGATTTAAAGACATGGTGGGCGTCACAGCAGCTTCTGGATGGTGAAGCATCGACCTCTCGCAAAGACCCAGTGGTTGTCCAGCAAAGAGGACGGTTCAAAGTGACGCCAGAGATAGAGGAGAGCACAATGCCAGAAACTAGTCGGCAATGA
- the LOC113283005 gene encoding uncharacterized protein LOC113283005, which translates to MKTLIHTNLIPWMNPKNVSPICCFSFISAGERRQSKTLVVKCSSSENGGLKDVVSGLVDQRVEELLNKEENKVLLDGLTKANERVELAKKELAEFDKKQLEDVQMKNYVNQLESRTSEIEECQREILEAKAMIREAELSLSGNIDEADADVFEENDKNVVEVDKNTERLESVKAASIAAVIGTIAAIPISLSQVTDITELILPLGITFVSCALFGVTFRYTVRRDLDDSHLKSGISAAFACVKGLAVLEAGPRLELDSQSFLSHAVDGAVNVAENLLIFVFASVALDFCFKMRLLSPFPVKRKSVSQLR; encoded by the coding sequence ATGAAAACCCTAATCCACACAAACCTAATTCCATGGATGAACCCTAAAAATGTATCTCCAATCTGCTGTTTTTCTTTCATTTCAGCTGGGGAGAGGAGACAATCAAAAACCCTAGTTGTAAAATGCAGCAGTTCAGAAAATGGGGGTTTGAAGGATGTTGTATCTGGTTTAGTAGATCAGAGAGTTGAAGAACTTctaaacaaagaagaaaacaagGTATTATTGGATGGGTTAACAAAAGCTAATGAAAGGGTTGAATTAGCAAAGAAGGAATTAGCTGAATTTGATAAAAAACAATTGGAAGATGTTCAGATGAAGAATTATGTTAATCAGCTTGAAAGCAGAACTAGTGAGATTGAAGAATGCCAGAGGGAAATACTAGAAGCGAAAGCGATGATTCGCGAGGCTGAGCTGTCGCTGTCTGGAAACATTGACGAGGCTGATGCTGATGTTTTTGAGGAGAATGACAAAAATGTGGTGGAGGTTGATAAGAATACTGAGAGATTGGAGTCTGTTAAAGCAGCATCTATTGCGGCCGTAATTGGAACGATTGCAGCGATTCCGATTTCGCTATCTCAAGTGACAGATATTACTGAATTGATACTCCCTCTGGGGATCACATTTGTTAGCTGTGCATTGTTCGGCGTTACATTTCGATACACGGTAAGAAGAGACTTGGATGATTCTCATCTTAAGAGTGGCATTTCTGCCGCATTTGCCTGTGTTAAAGGCCTCGCTGTACTGGAGGCAGGACCGCGTTTGGAATTAGATTCACAGAGTTTCTTGTCGCATGCTGTTGATGGTGCGGTGAATGTAGCTGAGAATTTGTTAATATTTGTGTTTGCTTCTGTTGCTCTTGATTTTTGCTTTAAGATGAGGTTATTGAGTCCTTTCCCTGTCAAAAGGAAGTCAGTTTCGCAACTACGGTGA
- the LOC113282988 gene encoding GDSL esterase/lipase At5g41890-like isoform X2 has protein sequence MLGKDQVVVQQRGRFKVTTEIRSGNEVHNARTYSARRGQPTGRFTNGRTVSDIIVQALGSKSFPPPFLAPTTRGQAIFKGVNYASGSSGILDKTGSVFVERVPLRKQINDFEQSRATMTSMLGENGTTDFLKQVVFSITSGSNDLLNYLQPSIPFFKEDKVSPAMLQDFMVSNLTLQLKVLATLIFFLSIHLLRMVMANYVRYPCYFAKRLYEMGGRKFLVIDVGPLGCIPFVRAIKLMPAGRCSSEANELIQGYNRKLKKSIDTLNKNLGPETIFVYANSYDIVMGIVKRYRKYGFENVEDPCCGGNFPPFTCLKRGGANISSVLCKDRSKYVFWDAYHPTEAANLIIAKKFLYGDESIVSPVNVRELYNYNL, from the exons ATGCTGGGCAAAGATCAAGTGGTTGTCCAGCAAAGAGGACGGTTCAAAGTGACAACTGAGATAAGAAGTGGAAACGAGGTGCACAATGCCAGAACCTACTCAGCTAGAAG AGGGCAGCCCACTGGAAGATTTACAAATGGCCGAACTGTTTCCGATATTATAG TGCAAGCTTTGGGCTCAAAGTCATTTCCTCCGCCATTTCTAGCTCCTACTACTCGCGGCCAGGCTATTTTCAAAGGCGTCAATTATGCCTCTGGATCATCAGGCATCTTGGATAAGACAGGATCTGTTTTC GTAGAAAGAGTACCATTAAGAAAACAAATCAATGATTTCGAGCAGAGTCGAGCTACAATGACGAGTATGCTTGGCGAGAACGGTACTACAGATTTTCTCAAGCAGGTTGTTTTCTCTATTACCTCCGGTTCGAATGATCTCTTGAATTACCTTCAACCTTCTATACCATTTTTCAAAGAAGACAAAGTTTCTCCTGCAATGCTACAAGATTTTATGGTTTCGAACTTAACCCTACAACTTAAGGTATTAGCCACCCTTATCTTTTTTTTGTCAATACACTTGTTGAGAATGGTTATGGCTAATTACGTACGTTATCCTTGTTATTTCGCTAAGCGACTCTATGAAATGGGAGGTCGAAAGTTTCTAGTCATCGATGTTGGTCCTTTGGGATGTATACCATTTGTTCGTGCCATCAAGCTAATGCCAGCTGGGAGATGCTCGTCAGAAGCAAATGAATTGATTCAGGGATACAATAGAAAACTTAAGAAGTCGATTGATACTCTAAATAAAAATTTAGGGCCTGAAACTATTTTTGTCTATGCAAATTCCTATGACATTGTTATGGGGATTGTAAAAAGATATCGCAAATATG GATTCGAAAATGTGGAGGATCCATGTTGCGGcggcaattttccaccatttacTTGCTTAAAGAGAGGTGGTGCAAATATAAGCTCAGTGTTATGCAAGGATCGGTCAAAATACGTGTTTTGGGATGCCTATCATCCCACAGAAGCTGCAAATCTTATTATTGCGAAAAAGTTTCTTTACGGAGATGAAAGTATTGTTTCTCCCGTTAATGTCCGTGAACTGTACAACTATAATCTCTAG
- the LOC113282988 gene encoding GDSL esterase/lipase At5g41890-like isoform X4, whose translation MPEPTQLEADSPPYGIDFIPSRGQPTGRFTNGRTVSDIIVQALGSKSFPPPFLAPTTRGQAIFKGVNYASGSSGILDKTGSVFVERVPLRKQINDFEQSRATMTSMLGENGTTDFLKQVVFSITSGSNDLLNYLQPSIPFFKEDKVSPAMLQDFMVSNLTLQLKVLATLIFFLSIHLLRMVMANYVRYPCYFAKRLYEMGGRKFLVIDVGPLGCIPFVRAIKLMPAGRCSSEANELIQGYNRKLKKSIDTLNKNLGPETIFVYANSYDIVMGIVKRYRKYGFENVEDPCCGGNFPPFTCLKRGGANISSVLCKDRSKYVFWDAYHPTEAANLIIAKKFLYGDESIVSPVNVRELYNYNL comes from the exons ATGCCAGAACCTACTCAGCTAGAAG CTGATTCTCCACCATACGGCATCGATTTTATTCCCTCCAGAGGGCAGCCCACTGGAAGATTTACAAATGGCCGAACTGTTTCCGATATTATAG TGCAAGCTTTGGGCTCAAAGTCATTTCCTCCGCCATTTCTAGCTCCTACTACTCGCGGCCAGGCTATTTTCAAAGGCGTCAATTATGCCTCTGGATCATCAGGCATCTTGGATAAGACAGGATCTGTTTTC GTAGAAAGAGTACCATTAAGAAAACAAATCAATGATTTCGAGCAGAGTCGAGCTACAATGACGAGTATGCTTGGCGAGAACGGTACTACAGATTTTCTCAAGCAGGTTGTTTTCTCTATTACCTCCGGTTCGAATGATCTCTTGAATTACCTTCAACCTTCTATACCATTTTTCAAAGAAGACAAAGTTTCTCCTGCAATGCTACAAGATTTTATGGTTTCGAACTTAACCCTACAACTTAAGGTATTAGCCACCCTTATCTTTTTTTTGTCAATACACTTGTTGAGAATGGTTATGGCTAATTACGTACGTTATCCTTGTTATTTCGCTAAGCGACTCTATGAAATGGGAGGTCGAAAGTTTCTAGTCATCGATGTTGGTCCTTTGGGATGTATACCATTTGTTCGTGCCATCAAGCTAATGCCAGCTGGGAGATGCTCGTCAGAAGCAAATGAATTGATTCAGGGATACAATAGAAAACTTAAGAAGTCGATTGATACTCTAAATAAAAATTTAGGGCCTGAAACTATTTTTGTCTATGCAAATTCCTATGACATTGTTATGGGGATTGTAAAAAGATATCGCAAATATG GATTCGAAAATGTGGAGGATCCATGTTGCGGcggcaattttccaccatttacTTGCTTAAAGAGAGGTGGTGCAAATATAAGCTCAGTGTTATGCAAGGATCGGTCAAAATACGTGTTTTGGGATGCCTATCATCCCACAGAAGCTGCAAATCTTATTATTGCGAAAAAGTTTCTTTACGGAGATGAAAGTATTGTTTCTCCCGTTAATGTCCGTGAACTGTACAACTATAATCTCTAG
- the LOC113282988 gene encoding GDSL esterase/lipase At5g41890-like isoform X1, with product MLIIMVGIVILILFIHAWSCFCYTSFLFGDSLVDAGNNDYLITLSKADSPPYGIDFIPSRGQPTGRFTNGRTVSDIIVQALGSKSFPPPFLAPTTRGQAIFKGVNYASGSSGILDKTGSVFVERVPLRKQINDFEQSRATMTSMLGENGTTDFLKQVVFSITSGSNDLLNYLQPSIPFFKEDKVSPAMLQDFMVSNLTLQLKVLATLIFFLSIHLLRMVMANYVRYPCYFAKRLYEMGGRKFLVIDVGPLGCIPFVRAIKLMPAGRCSSEANELIQGYNRKLKKSIDTLNKNLGPETIFVYANSYDIVMGIVKRYRKYGFENVEDPCCGGNFPPFTCLKRGGANISSVLCKDRSKYVFWDAYHPTEAANLIIAKKFLYGDESIVSPVNVRELYNYNL from the exons ATGTTAATAATCATGGTTGGCATTGTCATTTTGATCTTATTTATACATGCTTGGAGCTGTTTTTGTTACACTTCTTTCTTGTTTGGTGATTCTCTCGTTGATGCTGGAAACAATGATTATCTTATCACCTTATCTAAAGCTGATTCTCCACCATACGGCATCGATTTTATTCCCTCCAGAGGGCAGCCCACTGGAAGATTTACAAATGGCCGAACTGTTTCCGATATTATAG TGCAAGCTTTGGGCTCAAAGTCATTTCCTCCGCCATTTCTAGCTCCTACTACTCGCGGCCAGGCTATTTTCAAAGGCGTCAATTATGCCTCTGGATCATCAGGCATCTTGGATAAGACAGGATCTGTTTTC GTAGAAAGAGTACCATTAAGAAAACAAATCAATGATTTCGAGCAGAGTCGAGCTACAATGACGAGTATGCTTGGCGAGAACGGTACTACAGATTTTCTCAAGCAGGTTGTTTTCTCTATTACCTCCGGTTCGAATGATCTCTTGAATTACCTTCAACCTTCTATACCATTTTTCAAAGAAGACAAAGTTTCTCCTGCAATGCTACAAGATTTTATGGTTTCGAACTTAACCCTACAACTTAAGGTATTAGCCACCCTTATCTTTTTTTTGTCAATACACTTGTTGAGAATGGTTATGGCTAATTACGTACGTTATCCTTGTTATTTCGCTAAGCGACTCTATGAAATGGGAGGTCGAAAGTTTCTAGTCATCGATGTTGGTCCTTTGGGATGTATACCATTTGTTCGTGCCATCAAGCTAATGCCAGCTGGGAGATGCTCGTCAGAAGCAAATGAATTGATTCAGGGATACAATAGAAAACTTAAGAAGTCGATTGATACTCTAAATAAAAATTTAGGGCCTGAAACTATTTTTGTCTATGCAAATTCCTATGACATTGTTATGGGGATTGTAAAAAGATATCGCAAATATG GATTCGAAAATGTGGAGGATCCATGTTGCGGcggcaattttccaccatttacTTGCTTAAAGAGAGGTGGTGCAAATATAAGCTCAGTGTTATGCAAGGATCGGTCAAAATACGTGTTTTGGGATGCCTATCATCCCACAGAAGCTGCAAATCTTATTATTGCGAAAAAGTTTCTTTACGGAGATGAAAGTATTGTTTCTCCCGTTAATGTCCGTGAACTGTACAACTATAATCTCTAG
- the LOC113282988 gene encoding GDSL esterase/lipase At5g41890-like isoform X3, which produces MLIIMVGIVILILFIHAWSCFCYTSFLFGDSLVDAGNNDYLITLSKADSPPYGIDFIPSRGQPTGRFTNGRTVSDIIVQALGSKSFPPPFLAPTTRGQAIFKGVNYASGSSGILDKTGSVFVERVPLRKQINDFEQSRATMTSMLGENGTTDFLKQVVFSITSGSNDLLNYLQPSIPFFKEDKVSPAMLQDFMVSNLTLQLKRLYEMGGRKFLVIDVGPLGCIPFVRAIKLMPAGRCSSEANELIQGYNRKLKKSIDTLNKNLGPETIFVYANSYDIVMGIVKRYRKYGFENVEDPCCGGNFPPFTCLKRGGANISSVLCKDRSKYVFWDAYHPTEAANLIIAKKFLYGDESIVSPVNVRELYNYNL; this is translated from the exons ATGTTAATAATCATGGTTGGCATTGTCATTTTGATCTTATTTATACATGCTTGGAGCTGTTTTTGTTACACTTCTTTCTTGTTTGGTGATTCTCTCGTTGATGCTGGAAACAATGATTATCTTATCACCTTATCTAAAGCTGATTCTCCACCATACGGCATCGATTTTATTCCCTCCAGAGGGCAGCCCACTGGAAGATTTACAAATGGCCGAACTGTTTCCGATATTATAG TGCAAGCTTTGGGCTCAAAGTCATTTCCTCCGCCATTTCTAGCTCCTACTACTCGCGGCCAGGCTATTTTCAAAGGCGTCAATTATGCCTCTGGATCATCAGGCATCTTGGATAAGACAGGATCTGTTTTC GTAGAAAGAGTACCATTAAGAAAACAAATCAATGATTTCGAGCAGAGTCGAGCTACAATGACGAGTATGCTTGGCGAGAACGGTACTACAGATTTTCTCAAGCAGGTTGTTTTCTCTATTACCTCCGGTTCGAATGATCTCTTGAATTACCTTCAACCTTCTATACCATTTTTCAAAGAAGACAAAGTTTCTCCTGCAATGCTACAAGATTTTATGGTTTCGAACTTAACCCTACAACTTAAG CGACTCTATGAAATGGGAGGTCGAAAGTTTCTAGTCATCGATGTTGGTCCTTTGGGATGTATACCATTTGTTCGTGCCATCAAGCTAATGCCAGCTGGGAGATGCTCGTCAGAAGCAAATGAATTGATTCAGGGATACAATAGAAAACTTAAGAAGTCGATTGATACTCTAAATAAAAATTTAGGGCCTGAAACTATTTTTGTCTATGCAAATTCCTATGACATTGTTATGGGGATTGTAAAAAGATATCGCAAATATG GATTCGAAAATGTGGAGGATCCATGTTGCGGcggcaattttccaccatttacTTGCTTAAAGAGAGGTGGTGCAAATATAAGCTCAGTGTTATGCAAGGATCGGTCAAAATACGTGTTTTGGGATGCCTATCATCCCACAGAAGCTGCAAATCTTATTATTGCGAAAAAGTTTCTTTACGGAGATGAAAGTATTGTTTCTCCCGTTAATGTCCGTGAACTGTACAACTATAATCTCTAG
- the LOC113283208 gene encoding uncharacterized protein LOC113283208 produces the protein MAEQLIWHATNKSKDGKMRHPSDSLAWKHIDHRFPAFASDSRNLRLGLAADGFNPFGDLSATHSCWLVMIVIYNLPPHACMQAKNIILSMLIPGKKQPGKDIDVYLQPLIDDLIELWENGVKVYDSFSKKKFNLKALLMWTINDFLAHGNLSGCTYKGKEACPLCGDNTLSVWLPFSRKTVYMNHRRFLRDNHPFRQKKDMFNGEIERREKPPVMSSAEVFERQSSIRKKDVVSDAARFGAPDEETEFRVFNKRSIFFDLPYWKDLLLRHNIDVMHTEKNVCESIIGTILNIKFKTKDGLNSRNDLKSMGIRPELHPEVINGKTILRAAPYILSHKNKVILYNRMRNMKVPYRYSLDLRKHFSKDGCLGVLKAHDYHVLMQQILPVALRGVLPEGPTREVRLCGPVQYRWMYPFERYIKTFKEYVKNYALPEACIAECYLGMECVRCWILKDQAAEIRYNPRPDKNDGTTPAARPLSKGEQVCMDSEKLKIAHRYVFFNTAEIDPYLTMHMDELKSSVGRSVTNEDHLISIQSETFADWFKKNVYMQMEQGMSLSNTVEWLSKGPLENCVSYKGLLMNGSRCLTKDVQRVTQNSGVSIESKTIVAGRSETTGFYGVLEEILVLDYITLQVPIFKSDSAHTYFGVKLEKGFTLVNLKQHKNQFRNDPFILAS, from the exons ATGGCTGAGCAGTTGATATGGCACGCGACGAACAAGAGTAAAGATGGGAAAATGCGTcatccttcagattctttggctTGGAAGCACATAGACCATAGGTTTCCCGCATTTGCTTCAGATTCGCGTAATTTGCGTCTTGGGCTTGCTGCTGATGGATTCAATCCGTTTGGCGATCTTTCCGCAACCCACAGCTGTTGGCTGGTGATGATCGTGATTTACAATTTGCCTCCCCATGCGTGTATGCAAGCCAAAAACATTATTCTGAGCATGCTGATTCCAGGAAAAAAGCAACCCGGTAAGGACATTGATGTGTACTTGCAGCCATTGATTGATGATCTGATTGAGTTGTGGGAAAACGGCGTGAAAGTGTATGATTcgtttagtaaaaaaaaatttaacttgAAGGctttattgatgtggacaattaaTGATTTCCTTGCACATGGAAATCTATCTGGATGTACATATAAAGGGAAGGAAGCCTGTCCTCTTTGTGGTGATAATACTCTTAGCGTCTGGTTGCCATTTAGTCGTAAAACTGTATACATGAATCATAGGAGATTTCTTCGTGATAATCATCCTTTTCGGCAGAAAAAAGACATGTTTAATGGAGAAATTGAGAGGAGAGAAAAACCACCTGTTATGTCTAGTGCTGAGGTGTTTGAACGTCAGAGTAGTATT CGGAAAAAGGATGTTGTTTCTGATGCGGCTAGATTTGGTGCACCTGACGAGGAAACTGAGTTTCGGGTGTTTAACAAACGGTCGATATTCTTCGACCTGCCTTACTGGAAG GATTTGTTACTACGGCATAatattgatgttatgcatacagaaAAAAATGTTTGTGAGAGCATCATTGGTACTATTTTGAATATAAAGTTCAAAACAAAAGATGGTTTGAATTCCCGTAATGATCTGAAGAGTATGGGAATACGACCAGAATTGCATCCAGAAGTGATAAATGGCAAAACAATTCTTCGAGCAGCACCATACATATTAAGCCACAAGAATAAGGTTATACTTTATAATAGGATGAGGAATATGAAGGTTCCATATAGGTATAGTTTGGATCTTAGGAAGCATTTCTCGAAAGATGGTTGCTTAGGTGTCCTTAAggctcatgattaccatgttcttATGCAACAAATATTACCTGTAGCTTTGAGGGGAGTTTTACCTGAGGGGCCAA CTCGAGAAGTGCGTTTATGTGGACCTGTACAATATCgttggatgtatccatttgaaag GTATATAAAGACATTCAAAGAATATGTTAAAAATTACGCACTACCTGAAGCTTGTATAGCAGAGTGTTATCTTGGAATGGAGTGTGTTAGGTGTTGGATTCTCAAGGATCAAGCAGCTGAAATAAGATATAACCCAAGGCCTGATAAAAACGATGGTACCACACCGGCAGCACGTCCTCTTTCTAAAGGTGAACAAGTGTGTATGGATAGTGAAAAGCTAAAGATTGCTCACAGATATGTGTTTTTTAATACAGCAGAAATTGATCCATATTTGAC AATGCATATGGATGAGTTAAAATCTTCCGTTGGGAGGTCTGTTACCAATGAAGACCATCTCATTTCCATACAGTCAGAAACATTCGCAGAttggtttaaaaaaaat GTTTATATGCAAATGGAACAAGGCATGTCATTATCAAACACGGTAGAGTGGTTGTCAAAAGGTCCTTTAGAAAACTGCGTGTCATATAAAGGCTTGCTTATGAACGGGTCTAGGTGTCTTACGAAGGATGTTCAAAGAGTCACACAAAACAGTGGTGtctcaattgaatcaaaaacTATAGTTGCAGGACGATCAGAAACCACTGGTTTCTATGGTGTTTTAGAAGAAATTCTGGTGTTGGACTACATTACCCTTCAAGTTCCCATATTCAAAAGTGACTCGGCTCACACCTATTTTGGTGTGAAGTTAGAGAAAGGATTCACATTAGTCAACTTAAAGCAGCATAAGAACCAATTTCGTAACGACCCGTTCATTTTAGCATCATAA